A single region of the Salvia splendens isolate huo1 chromosome 18, SspV2, whole genome shotgun sequence genome encodes:
- the LOC121776798 gene encoding transcriptional regulator ATRX homolog, whose product MTDEEFEELLNVVTRMEDGTSQMAEGDPKAERLKPKRVLQRCLGKWTSNMAGANTAASALEISSEEHRATPTKPGEESLSATNLKDASTATEVVSPTPSDQREETDTMVEGLDLASESVGHPEPRDDNTQSTTQKEPSTPTEERPEENEDGDEDRYRKKRKRKGKAHVKKKPSSKKQRTVNTGIAITESDQRAPPRRKEPSDSEYTASEESRSESDVSLEDEEYGEKQLPHNHRELMHPPVKRLKYQRRKVELTDELIEDMKHFSTKSFRMRLMTMMTTSKLRVGRYSFSQHLMN is encoded by the exons atgactgatgaggagtttgaggagctGTTGAACGTGGTAACCAGGATGGAAGATGGCACTTCccagatggctgagg GTGATCCAAAGGCAGAACGGCTGAAGCCAAAGAGAGTATTGCAAAGATGCCTCGGGAAATGGACATCCAACATGGCAGGAGCAAACACGGCAGCAAGTGCATTGGAAATCTCTAGTGAAGAACACAGGgctactcctacaaaacctggggaggaatcCTTGTCGGCTACCAACTTGAAAGATGCCTCGACAGCAACCGAGGTGGTCTCACCCACGCCGAGTGACCAGAGGGAAGAAACTGACACGATGgttgagggtctggacctcgcatcggaGTCAGTAGGGCACCCAGAGCCAAGAGATGACAATACCCAGTCTACTACCCAGAAGGAGCCTTCAACACCAACAGAGGAGAGACCGGAGGAAAATGAAGACGGAGATGAGGACAGATACCGCAAGAagaggaaaaggaaggggaaagccCATGTTAAGAAGAAACCAAGCAGTAAGAAGCAACGCACGGTCAACACCGGCATCGCCATCACAGAGTCAGATCAGAGAGCCCCACCGCGCCGAAAGGAGCCGAGTGACAGTGAGTATACCGCAAGTGAAGAATCGAGGTCAGAAAGCGACGTATCCCTAGAGGACGAGGAGTATGGGGAGAAGCAGCTCCCACACAACCATCGAGAGTTGATGCATCCTCCCGTGAAAAGATTGAAGTACCAGCGTCGGAAGGTAGAGCTCACTGACGAGCTAATAGAAGACATGAAGCACTTCAGCACTaaaagcttcaggatgcgtTTGATGACAATGATGACAACAAGCAAATTAAGAGTGGGAAGGTACTCTTTTTCCCAGCACTTGATGAATTGA